In Flavobacterium gelatinilyticum, a genomic segment contains:
- the sprC gene encoding gliding motility protein SprC produces MIQKTTLSFLKVLILFSIFIFTKSNGYAQTIVPQQLGYPRICAGLIVDGVPFNEYNATFSYVDFPAGTSFEVELSDDAGNFTSPVSTTTISITDNPTLQQQTIRFAVPTDLKGSETHSLRIKSLTAVPVYSTKFRNSQNVNTFPVYYRTFVESFYINNKSATATYCGGGSFTFSVDNPTPADQPSSPANYPNLKYKWFKDEVVITGETGPTLTVNAAGVYYAQIDYGGCLDENFSSNRVTLSSSSAGSAVTISSSLGNPFCSDGAGTVLTATNGNSYVWKKDGEVIAGASTRSISAAESGIYTVEVDFGGCKASGSINLQTNSFNASIDVADQYELKKDETLNVSITSDATTPKFQWYLNNIAIQGANTANYTVSVRGLYRVVISQESGCVSSKEFTFRVTSEEDAKTTVIQNIVKLSGAYPFWNIPDIYKTPTTKIMILSSNGDMLFDDVGSNYDPELNSFIQDFKNVNPVYYYVIKSDTGEKKGSITVIK; encoded by the coding sequence ATGATTCAAAAAACTACTTTATCTTTTCTTAAAGTTTTAATTCTGTTTAGTATCTTCATTTTTACTAAATCGAATGGTTATGCCCAAACAATTGTTCCGCAGCAGCTAGGTTATCCTAGAATCTGTGCGGGACTTATTGTTGATGGGGTGCCATTTAATGAATATAATGCAACTTTTAGTTATGTAGACTTTCCTGCAGGTACATCTTTCGAAGTAGAACTTTCAGATGATGCAGGAAACTTTACATCTCCGGTTTCAACCACTACAATTTCAATAACAGACAATCCTACATTACAGCAGCAGACTATACGATTTGCTGTTCCTACAGATTTAAAAGGATCAGAGACTCACAGTCTGCGTATAAAAAGTTTAACGGCAGTACCCGTATACAGTACAAAATTTAGAAACTCACAAAATGTAAACACTTTTCCCGTCTACTACAGGACTTTTGTAGAGTCTTTCTATATCAATAATAAAAGTGCCACAGCCACTTATTGTGGAGGAGGAAGTTTTACGTTTTCTGTAGATAATCCTACTCCGGCAGATCAGCCTTCTTCTCCTGCAAACTATCCAAATTTAAAATACAAATGGTTTAAAGATGAAGTTGTAATTACAGGGGAAACCGGTCCAACGTTAACCGTAAATGCAGCAGGTGTTTACTATGCTCAGATTGATTACGGAGGATGTCTGGATGAAAACTTTAGTTCGAATCGTGTGACTCTTTCTTCTTCAAGTGCAGGTTCGGCTGTTACTATTTCATCAAGTTTAGGAAATCCATTTTGTTCAGACGGTGCAGGAACTGTTTTAACTGCAACAAATGGAAATTCGTATGTATGGAAAAAAGACGGAGAAGTAATAGCGGGTGCATCAACCAGAAGTATTTCGGCTGCCGAATCTGGAATTTATACCGTCGAAGTAGATTTTGGCGGATGTAAAGCTTCCGGATCTATCAACTTACAGACAAATAGTTTCAATGCAAGCATAGACGTTGCGGATCAGTATGAACTGAAAAAAGACGAAACTTTAAATGTTTCTATTACTAGTGACGCAACTACACCAAAATTTCAGTGGTATTTAAATAACATAGCTATACAAGGTGCAAACACAGCAAATTACACTGTAAGCGTGCGAGGTTTGTACAGAGTGGTGATTTCTCAGGAATCAGGTTGTGTATCTTCAAAAGAATTTACATTCAGAGTAACATCAGAAGAAGATGCAAAAACAACTGTAATTCAAAATATAGTAAAATTAAGCGGGGCTTATCCGTTTTGGAATATTCCGGATATATACAAAACCCCGACAACCAAGATAATGATTTTAAGTTCAAACGGAGATATGCTGTTTGATGATGTGGGAAGCAATTATGATCCTGAACTTAATTCTTTTATACAAGATTTTAAAAATGTCAATCCAGTTTATTACTATGTCATTAAGTCCGACACAGGTGAAAAAAAAGGATCAATAACCGTTATTAAATAA
- a CDS encoding PorP/SprF family type IX secretion system membrane protein, with protein sequence MKKLLLFITLFCGFTYVLYSQEQNENGVVSFSLPIRNSLKFNRYIINPTFSFVRESDPYASFYNKRQWVQFENAPQSYLAGYSGRFRENEAFAIGLFQQNYGLMTVFGGVFNFAHNIVLQQDSNLTFGLNVGAYKSGLDKGKIISDDATILAGDYPSNMLLTVNPGINYGTAFLDFGLSINNLVLYNFGSGVVKEDPERAIQLHAMYTGYIDTYGFFDRSKFSGIVKTELKKDKTVISGLGMLSLKQGVWAQAGYNTLYGVSAGLGVNISPSIAIEYNYERGMGNFTNMGGSHEFAIAYKFKNRNYYYGDDDEGSLIDPSRPKPVPAKPKNTQATQVNRTDAVEKARLAAEAKAKADAEAKEARLAAAEKVKADAQAAAKAKLEADNKAKADAEARKIKLAAEAKAKADAAAEARAKTAATAQLAADKVKADAEARKLKLAAEAKAKADAAAAARAQTATANRAVAATQKTAAQLAADKVRADAEERRLKLAADNKARVDAAAAARAQAAANKPGAAKTPAQLAADKSKADAEALKLKLAAEAKAKADAEAKANAAKTPAQLAADKSKADAEALKLKLAADAKAKADAEAAARANTANPAAVQKTPAQLAADKSKADAEALKLKLAADAKAKADAEAAAKAKAAGTAPANAPAVTPVAAQKTPAQLAAEKARANAEAAAQARLAAAEKAKADAEAARQARVAAAEKLRADAEERRLKLIADNKAKADAAEAKRKADAKAKAEAADMESILAADAKAKADSDALQAKLAAEAKAKAASEAKTKASIDAANKAKAAAALKAKQAEDAALKEKLAAEAKAKADAEARQAIIEAEAKAKADAEALKIKQAEEAKAKAAAEAQAKLDAEAKAKADAEAQQAKLAAEAKAKADAEAQAKLAAEAKAKADAEAQQAKLAAEAKAKADAEALRIKQAEEAKVRQAEEARQAKLEAEAKAKADAEEQKARLAAEAKAKADAEALKKQQAAEAKAKQAEEVRQAKLEAEAKTKADAEAKQARLAAEAKAKADAEALRKQQAAEAKAKEEEARQARLAAETKAKADAAEAKAKQAQEARQAKLDAEAKAKADAEAQKAQLAAEAKAKADAEALRKQQAAEAKAKVEEEARQAKLEAEAKAKADAEAEKARLAADAKAKADMEALQAKLIADARVKADAEATEKLRAEQEAKKLKEAEEAQQAKLAAEAKAKADAEALKIKQAEEARQAKLAADAKAKADAEALQAKQAEEARQAKLAADAKAKADMEAAQAKLLADAKAKADAEATEKLKAEQEAAKLKEAEEARQAKLAADKAKADAEAQQARLAAEAKAKADAEALKVKQAEEARQAKLAADAKAKADAEAQQARLAAEAKAKADAEALKVKQAEEARQAKLAADAKAKADAEAQQARLAAEAKAKADAEALKVKQAEEARQAKLAADAKAKADAEAQQARLAAEAKAKADAEALKVKQAEEARQAKLAADKAKADAEAEQARLAAEAKAKADAEALQAKQAEEARQAKLVADKAKADAEAEQARLAAEAKAKADAEAAARAAAAAKDETAKAIESLTESIESSGKIQSDLLAQFNATVANKQKDLDDLKEENDLSEKGIYREPKPFKSVAAENSQIEALKTQLADASKAQKDEIAKLTNLYNERLKKVPNKNDALNKAYLEKINQLKAAQLKMEVEGAALLADLERIKAETEIEKRRRIKRAAYENDQGRYAQDLAALKRIKETTKVSSTPLTASDFDFGEDQSNMQIIKNIKNSESGYYMILAVHNSAEKRDQFLTKAVAAGLTDINFFYNITTSKYYIYYEKFDGLQEATKALEAKGTKPFNGKMAIVKVEN encoded by the coding sequence ATGAAGAAACTTTTACTATTCATCACTTTATTTTGCGGTTTTACATATGTACTCTATTCTCAGGAACAAAATGAGAATGGAGTTGTTTCGTTTTCATTGCCTATTAGAAATTCGTTAAAGTTTAATCGATATATAATAAACCCAACATTCAGTTTTGTTCGTGAATCAGATCCTTATGCCAGCTTTTACAACAAGAGACAATGGGTTCAGTTTGAGAATGCACCGCAGAGTTATTTAGCGGGTTATTCAGGCCGATTTAGAGAGAATGAAGCTTTTGCAATTGGATTATTTCAGCAAAACTATGGTTTAATGACCGTATTTGGCGGTGTTTTCAACTTTGCACACAATATTGTTTTACAGCAGGACAGCAACTTAACCTTTGGTTTAAATGTTGGAGCTTACAAAAGCGGATTAGATAAAGGAAAAATAATATCAGATGACGCAACCATTTTGGCAGGAGACTATCCTTCTAATATGCTGCTTACAGTTAATCCGGGAATTAACTACGGAACCGCTTTTCTGGATTTCGGATTATCGATTAACAACCTGGTATTATACAATTTTGGTTCTGGTGTTGTAAAAGAAGATCCGGAAAGAGCAATTCAACTGCATGCCATGTATACAGGTTACATTGATACTTACGGTTTCTTTGACAGAAGTAAATTCTCTGGAATTGTAAAAACAGAACTTAAAAAAGACAAAACAGTAATCTCTGGTCTTGGAATGCTTTCTCTTAAACAGGGGGTTTGGGCACAAGCGGGTTACAATACATTATACGGAGTTTCAGCAGGTTTAGGGGTTAATATTTCACCAAGCATTGCTATAGAATACAACTATGAAAGAGGAATGGGGAATTTTACCAATATGGGAGGTTCTCACGAGTTTGCGATAGCATATAAATTTAAAAATAGAAATTACTATTACGGAGATGATGACGAAGGTTCATTAATCGATCCGTCAAGACCAAAACCAGTTCCTGCTAAACCAAAAAATACGCAGGCAACTCAGGTTAACAGAACTGATGCTGTAGAAAAAGCCAGACTTGCAGCCGAAGCAAAAGCAAAAGCCGATGCAGAAGCAAAAGAAGCAAGACTTGCCGCAGCAGAAAAAGTAAAAGCAGACGCTCAGGCAGCTGCAAAAGCAAAACTAGAAGCAGATAATAAAGCGAAGGCAGATGCCGAAGCAAGAAAAATAAAATTAGCAGCCGAGGCTAAAGCAAAAGCAGATGCTGCTGCTGAAGCAAGAGCGAAAACTGCAGCAACAGCACAATTAGCTGCTGATAAAGTTAAGGCAGATGCTGAAGCAAGAAAACTAAAATTAGCAGCCGAAGCAAAAGCAAAAGCAGATGCTGCAGCCGCTGCCAGAGCACAAACAGCAACAGCAAACAGAGCAGTTGCGGCAACACAAAAAACAGCAGCACAATTAGCTGCTGATAAAGTAAGAGCAGATGCTGAAGAAAGAAGATTAAAATTAGCAGCAGATAACAAAGCGAGAGTAGATGCTGCAGCTGCAGCAAGAGCACAAGCAGCAGCAAACAAGCCGGGAGCAGCGAAAACACCTGCACAATTAGCGGCAGATAAATCTAAAGCTGATGCAGAGGCATTGAAATTGAAACTGGCTGCCGAAGCAAAAGCCAAGGCAGATGCAGAAGCTAAAGCAAATGCAGCAAAAACACCTGCTCAATTAGCAGCAGATAAATCTAAAGCTGATGCTGAAGCATTGAAATTAAAATTAGCTGCAGATGCAAAAGCGAAAGCAGATGCAGAAGCCGCTGCAAGGGCAAATACTGCTAATCCTGCAGCAGTACAAAAGACACCTGCACAGTTAGCAGCAGATAAATCTAAAGCTGATGCTGAAGCATTAAAATTAAAATTAGCTGCAGATGCAAAGGCAAAAGCTGATGCAGAAGCCGCTGCAAAAGCAAAAGCAGCAGGTACAGCTCCTGCAAATGCACCGGCCGTAACTCCGGTTGCAGCTCAGAAAACACCAGCACAATTAGCCGCTGAAAAAGCAAGAGCTAATGCCGAAGCAGCTGCACAGGCAAGACTGGCTGCAGCAGAAAAAGCTAAGGCAGACGCTGAAGCTGCAAGACAGGCAAGAGTAGCTGCTGCAGAGAAACTAAGAGCAGATGCTGAAGAAAGAAGATTAAAATTAATAGCAGATAATAAAGCAAAAGCTGATGCTGCCGAAGCTAAACGTAAAGCAGATGCAAAAGCGAAAGCAGAAGCTGCTGATATGGAATCAATTCTGGCTGCAGATGCAAAAGCAAAAGCTGATTCAGATGCGCTTCAGGCAAAATTAGCAGCAGAAGCGAAAGCAAAAGCAGCTTCAGAAGCGAAAACAAAAGCATCAATCGATGCTGCAAACAAAGCAAAAGCTGCTGCAGCATTAAAAGCTAAACAAGCAGAAGATGCCGCATTAAAAGAAAAATTAGCAGCAGAAGCCAAAGCAAAAGCGGATGCAGAAGCAAGACAAGCCATTATAGAGGCAGAAGCAAAAGCGAAAGCGGATGCAGAAGCATTAAAAATAAAACAGGCTGAAGAAGCCAAAGCAAAAGCTGCAGCAGAAGCTCAGGCTAAATTAGATGCCGAAGCAAAAGCAAAAGCCGATGCGGAGGCGCAGCAGGCAAAACTTGCTGCAGAAGCCAAAGCTAAAGCAGATGCAGAAGCACAGGCCAAATTAGCAGCAGAAGCTAAAGCGAAAGCAGATGCAGAAGCGCAGCAGGCGAAACTTGCAGCAGAAGCCAAAGCAAAAGCGGATGCAGAAGCATTAAGAATAAAACAAGCTGAAGAAGCAAAAGTTAGGCAGGCAGAAGAAGCCCGTCAGGCTAAATTAGAAGCAGAAGCTAAAGCGAAAGCCGATGCAGAGGAACAAAAAGCCAGACTTGCAGCAGAAGCAAAAGCAAAAGCCGATGCAGAGGCGCTTAAGAAACAGCAGGCAGCAGAAGCCAAAGCAAAACAAGCAGAAGAAGTTCGTCAGGCAAAACTAGAAGCAGAAGCGAAAACAAAAGCGGATGCCGAAGCGAAACAAGCCAGACTTGCAGCAGAAGCCAAAGCAAAAGCAGATGCCGAAGCACTGAGAAAACAACAGGCAGCAGAAGCGAAAGCGAAAGAAGAAGAAGCTCGTCAGGCAAGATTAGCCGCAGAAACAAAAGCGAAAGCTGATGCGGCAGAAGCCAAAGCAAAACAAGCGCAAGAAGCTCGTCAGGCGAAATTAGATGCCGAAGCCAAAGCAAAAGCGGATGCCGAAGCACAAAAAGCCCAGCTTGCTGCAGAAGCTAAGGCAAAAGCAGATGCAGAAGCACTTAGAAAACAACAAGCTGCTGAAGCGAAAGCTAAAGTTGAAGAAGAAGCCCGCCAGGCTAAGTTAGAAGCTGAAGCGAAAGCGAAGGCCGATGCCGAAGCAGAAAAAGCAAGACTTGCCGCGGATGCTAAAGCTAAAGCAGATATGGAAGCTCTACAGGCAAAATTAATTGCTGATGCAAGAGTTAAAGCTGATGCCGAAGCAACTGAAAAATTAAGAGCCGAACAAGAAGCTAAAAAATTAAAAGAAGCCGAAGAAGCACAACAAGCTAAGTTGGCTGCTGAAGCGAAAGCGAAAGCCGACGCAGAAGCTTTAAAGATAAAACAAGCAGAAGAAGCCCGTCAGGCGAAATTAGCGGCTGATGCAAAAGCGAAAGCCGATGCAGAAGCGCTTCAAGCAAAACAAGCCGAAGAAGCTCGTCAGGCGAAATTAGCAGCAGATGCTAAAGCAAAAGCGGACATGGAAGCAGCTCAGGCTAAATTATTAGCAGATGCCAAGGCCAAAGCCGATGCAGAAGCTACTGAGAAATTAAAAGCTGAACAAGAAGCAGCTAAGTTAAAAGAAGCAGAAGAAGCCCGCCAGGCTAAATTAGCGGCAGATAAAGCAAAAGCCGATGCCGAAGCGCAGCAAGCCAGATTAGCAGCCGAAGCAAAAGCGAAAGCAGATGCCGAAGCACTTAAGGTAAAACAAGCCGAAGAAGCTCGTCAGGCGAAATTGGCGGCTGATGCAAAAGCCAAAGCAGACGCAGAAGCACAGCAAGCCAGATTAGCAGCCGAAGCAAAAGCGAAAGCAGATGCCGAAGCACTTAAGGTAAAACAAGCCGAAGAAGCTCGTCAGGCGAAATTGGCAGCCGATGCTAAAGCCAAAGCAGACGCAGAAGCACAGCAAGCCAGATTAGCAGCTGAAGCAAAAGCGAAAGCAGATGCCGAAGCACTTAAGGTAAAACAAGCCGAAGAAGCTCGTCAGGCTAAATTGGCGGCTGATGCAAAAGCCAAAGCAGACGCAGAAGCACAGCAAGCCAGATTAGCAGCGGAAGCAAAAGCTAAGGCAGATGCAGAAGCACTTAAGGTAAAACAAGCTGAAGAAGCCCGTCAGGCTAAATTAGCGGCAGATAAAGCCAAAGCTGATGCAGAAGCAGAACAAGCCAGATTGGCAGCGGAAGCAAAAGCTAAGGCCGATGCAGAAGCTCTTCAGGCAAAACAAGCCGAAGAAGCCCGTCAGGCTAAATTAGTGGCAGATAAAGCTAAAGCCGATGCAGAAGCAGAGCAAGCAAGATTGGCGGCCGAAGCAAAAGCAAAAGCCGATGCAGAAGCGGCGGCGAGAGCAGCTGCTGCAGCAAAAGACGAAACGGCCAAAGCAATTGAAAGCTTAACAGAATCTATAGAAAGTTCAGGTAAGATACAAAGTGATTTATTGGCACAATTCAATGCAACTGTAGCAAATAAACAAAAAGATCTTGACGACTTAAAAGAGGAGAATGATTTAAGTGAGAAAGGGATTTACAGAGAACCAAAACCTTTCAAAAGCGTAGCGGCTGAGAACAGCCAGATAGAAGCTTTAAAAACACAATTAGCAGATGCAAGTAAAGCTCAGAAAGATGAGATCGCGAAACTGACTAATTTGTATAATGAAAGACTTAAAAAGGTTCCAAATAAAAACGATGCTTTAAACAAAGCTTATCTTGAAAAGATAAATCAGTTAAAAGCGGCTCAGTTAAAAATGGAGGTTGAAGGTGCAGCATTACTAGCAGATTTAGAGCGTATTAAAGCTGAAACTGAAATTGAGAAGAGACGTAGAATTAAACGTGCGGCTTATGAAAATGATCAGGGAAGATATGCACAGGATCTTGCAGCTCTTAAACGTATTAAGGAAACAACAAAAGTGAGCAGCACGCCATTAACAGCAAGTGATTTTGATTTTGGAGAAGATCAGTCAAATATGCAGATCATCAAGAATATCAAAAATTCTGAAAGTGGTTATTATATGATTCTTGCAGTTCATAATAGTGCAGAGAAAAGAGATCAGTTCCTGACAAAAGCAGTTGCGGCAGGACTTACAGATATCAATTTCTTTTATAATATTACAACAAGTAAATATTATATCTATTACGAGAAATTCGATGGTTTACAAGAAGCTACTAAGGCATTAGAAGCGAAGGGTACTAAACCATTTAACGGCAAAATGGCAATCGTAAAAGTTGAGAATTAA